One window of the bacterium genome contains the following:
- the nuoH gene encoding NADH-quinone oxidoreductase subunit NuoH — protein sequence MGLDTTGANISVASLMAVLMFTVMALCAIIFTWMERKVAGFMQSRYGPMYTGRWHGWAQAVADMLKILGKEDIIPAEADKGLFKFAPILVLLGSLLAWAAIPWAPDFVAADLDLGLFYIFAASSLVVIGILMAGWASNNKWALYGAARGAAQMISYEIPLALAAVPVVMRAGSLNPQDIVISQQGGIWNWNINPITNPFLFIAFFMYFIASIAETNRGPFDMPETESELVAGYHTEYTGMRFAFFFLAEYANLFLVSMIAAMVFLGGWWAPFPGMAWIPPALNFVIKGVLLVFLNMWVRWTLPRVRVDQLMHLCWKVMIPVSLICVVGAGLWMMAWGQLK from the coding sequence ATGGGCCTCGATACGACCGGCGCGAACATCTCGGTGGCCTCGCTCATGGCCGTGCTGATGTTCACGGTGATGGCCCTCTGCGCGATCATCTTCACCTGGATGGAGCGCAAGGTCGCCGGCTTCATGCAGAGCCGCTACGGTCCGATGTACACCGGTCGCTGGCACGGCTGGGCGCAGGCCGTGGCCGACATGCTGAAGATCCTGGGCAAGGAAGACATCATCCCGGCCGAGGCGGACAAGGGCCTGTTCAAGTTCGCGCCCATCCTCGTGCTGCTGGGTTCGCTGCTGGCCTGGGCTGCCATTCCCTGGGCGCCGGACTTCGTGGCCGCCGACCTCGACCTGGGCCTGTTCTACATCTTCGCCGCCAGCAGCCTCGTCGTGATCGGCATCCTGATGGCGGGCTGGGCCTCGAACAACAAGTGGGCGCTGTACGGCGCGGCGCGCGGCGCGGCGCAGATGATCAGCTACGAGATCCCGCTGGCCCTGGCCGCCGTGCCGGTGGTCATGCGCGCGGGCTCGCTGAATCCGCAGGACATCGTCATCTCGCAGCAGGGCGGCATCTGGAACTGGAACATCAACCCGATCACGAACCCGTTCCTGTTCATCGCCTTCTTCATGTATTTCATCGCCTCGATCGCCGAGACGAACCGTGGCCCGTTCGACATGCCCGAGACCGAGTCCGAGCTGGTGGCCGGCTACCACACCGAGTACACCGGCATGCGCTTCGCCTTTTTCTTCCTGGCGGAGTACGCGAACCTGTTCCTGGTCTCGATGATCGCTGCGATGGTCTTCCTGGGCGGCTGGTGGGCGCCGTTCCCGGGCATGGCCTGGATCCCGCCCGCGCTGAACTTCGTCATCAAGGGCGTGCTGCTGGTCTTCCTGAACATGTGGGTGCGCTGGACGCTGCCGCGCGTGCGCGTCGACCAGCTCATGCACCTGTGCTGGAAGGTGATGATCCCCGTGTCGCTCATCTGCGTGGTGGGGGCTGGGTTGTGGATGATGGCCTGGGGCCAGTTGAAGTAG
- a CDS encoding NADH-quinone oxidoreductase subunit D codes for MANEPTRVKGTGAVSSRGWHDQDHVPGIKSELLELNMGPQHPATHGVLRLLLQTDGEIVYKVTPVLGYLHRCAEKIAEGVTYKQWVVYTDRFDYLAPMCCNHAYVTAVEKLMGQEVPERAEHIRVAVSELSRIASHLIALATFGLDMGAWTPLLYCFREREEILNLLERISGGRMLYNYMIPGGVRYDVPNDNWVADVLDFVDLMEHNKLPEYNTLLTYNKIFIERTADVGIIDAATALDYGCTGPVLRGSGVDFDCRRDDPYSVYHKFDWQVQVGRGEMGTVGDCWDRYIVRAREIEQSCRIIRQALQQLPEGPYTNIALKALVKVPAGAAYTRVESSKGELGHYIISDGGQTAFRNKVRSPSFCNLQVVEKVGVGQMVSDLVALVGSLDIVLGEIDR; via the coding sequence ATGGCGAACGAACCGACCAGGGTAAAGGGCACGGGCGCCGTCTCCAGTCGCGGCTGGCACGACCAGGACCACGTGCCCGGCATCAAGAGCGAGCTGCTCGAGCTCAACATGGGCCCGCAGCATCCCGCCACGCACGGCGTGCTGCGCCTGCTGCTGCAGACCGACGGCGAGATCGTCTACAAGGTGACGCCGGTGCTCGGGTACCTGCACCGCTGCGCCGAGAAGATCGCCGAGGGTGTCACGTACAAGCAGTGGGTGGTCTACACCGACCGCTTCGACTACCTGGCGCCGATGTGCTGCAACCACGCCTACGTGACCGCGGTCGAGAAGCTGATGGGGCAGGAGGTGCCCGAGCGCGCCGAGCACATCCGCGTGGCCGTGAGCGAGCTGTCGCGTATCGCCAGCCACCTGATCGCGCTGGCCACGTTCGGCCTGGACATGGGCGCCTGGACGCCGCTGCTGTACTGCTTCCGCGAGCGCGAGGAGATCCTCAACCTGCTCGAGCGCATCTCGGGCGGGCGGATGCTGTACAACTACATGATCCCCGGCGGCGTGCGCTACGACGTGCCGAACGACAACTGGGTGGCCGACGTGCTCGACTTCGTCGACCTGATGGAGCACAACAAGCTGCCCGAGTACAACACGCTGCTGACCTACAACAAGATCTTCATCGAGCGCACGGCCGACGTCGGCATCATCGACGCGGCGACGGCGCTGGACTACGGCTGCACCGGCCCGGTGCTGCGCGGCTCGGGCGTCGACTTCGACTGCCGCCGCGACGATCCCTACTCCGTGTACCACAAGTTCGACTGGCAGGTGCAGGTGGGGCGCGGCGAGATGGGCACGGTCGGCGACTGCTGGGACCGCTACATCGTGCGCGCGCGGGAGATCGAGCAGTCGTGCCGGATCATCCGGCAGGCGCTGCAGCAGCTGCCCGAGGGGCCGTACACCAACATCGCCCTGAAGGCCCTGGTCAAGGTGCCCGCCGGCGCGGCCTACACGCGCGTGGAGAGCTCGAAGGGCGAGCTGGGCCACTACATCATCTCCGACGGCGGCCAGACCGCGTTCCGCAACAAGGTGCGGTCGCCCTCCTTCTGCAACCTGCAGGTGGTCGAGAAGGTGGGCGTGGGTCAGATGGTCTCGGATCTCGTGGCCCTGGTGGGGTCGCTGGACATCGTCCTGGGGGAGATTGACCGCTGA
- a CDS encoding NADH-quinone oxidoreductase subunit C yields MEQNAIYELLAAHVGDGALGFTEHPLEPWAALAPAKVLEACRFLRDDPRLGFDQLMCLSGIDWDGLDEAGKGKSVAILGYGDDGQPEKSDRVATGDLGVAYHLYSHALKHKFTLRVRFARDAATVPTVSAVWSTASWHEREAWDLLGITFAGHPDPRRMLLEDDWVGHPLRKDYVMPSLWNGVPLQGQPYCANPFPVESGGPDQPAGDKPAEG; encoded by the coding sequence GTGGAACAGAACGCGATCTACGAACTGCTGGCCGCTCACGTGGGTGACGGCGCGCTGGGCTTCACCGAGCACCCGCTCGAGCCCTGGGCTGCGCTGGCGCCGGCGAAGGTCCTCGAGGCCTGCCGCTTCCTGCGCGACGACCCGCGACTCGGCTTCGACCAGTTGATGTGCCTGAGCGGCATCGACTGGGACGGCCTGGACGAGGCGGGCAAGGGCAAGTCGGTGGCCATCCTCGGCTACGGCGACGACGGCCAGCCCGAGAAGAGCGACCGCGTGGCCACGGGCGACCTGGGCGTGGCCTACCACCTCTACAGCCATGCCCTGAAGCACAAGTTCACGCTGCGGGTGCGCTTTGCGCGCGACGCGGCGACGGTGCCGACCGTGAGCGCCGTGTGGTCGACCGCCTCGTGGCACGAGCGCGAGGCCTGGGACCTGCTCGGCATCACCTTTGCCGGTCATCCGGATCCGCGCCGCATGCTGCTGGAAGACGACTGGGTGGGGCACCCGCTGCGCAAGGATTACGTGATGCCCAGTCTGTGGAACGGGGTGCCCCTGCAGGGGCAGCCGTACTGCGCCAACCCGTTCCCCGTCGAATCCGGCGGTCCGGACCAGCCCGCGGGCGACAAGCCCGCCGAGGGATGA
- a CDS encoding NADH-quinone oxidoreductase subunit B: protein MLDFKVDEQLLQVVETDAKNFILTTVDEVFNWAKLSSVWPVTFGLACCAIEMMATSASHYDIDRFGSGAFRATPRQADLMIVSGTVTYKMATRLRLIYDQMPEPKWVIAMGSCAIGGGPYFKYGYHVVKGVDFIVPVDVYVPGCPPRPEVLLDGLMRLQDKIRGRKGRFITPKWVTDYAKLIPYRK, encoded by the coding sequence ATGCTCGACTTCAAGGTCGACGAGCAGCTGCTGCAGGTGGTCGAGACCGATGCCAAGAACTTCATCCTGACGACCGTCGATGAGGTCTTCAACTGGGCGAAGCTGTCCAGCGTGTGGCCCGTCACGTTCGGCCTGGCGTGCTGCGCCATCGAGATGATGGCCACGTCGGCGTCGCACTACGACATCGACCGCTTCGGCTCGGGCGCCTTCCGCGCCACGCCGCGGCAGGCCGACCTGATGATCGTCTCGGGCACCGTCACCTACAAGATGGCCACGCGCCTCCGGCTGATCTACGACCAGATGCCCGAGCCGAAGTGGGTCATCGCGATGGGCAGCTGCGCCATCGGCGGCGGTCCCTACTTCAAGTACGGCTACCACGTCGTCAAGGGTGTCGACTTCATCGTGCCCGTCGACGTCTACGTGCCCGGCTGCCCGCCGCGCCCCGAGGTGCTGCTGGACGGGCTGATGCGCCTGCAGGACAAGATCCGCGGCCGCAAGGGGCGCTTCATCACGCCCAAGTGGGTCACCGACTACGCCAAGCTGATCCCGTACCGGAAGTAG
- a CDS encoding NADH-quinone oxidoreductase subunit A, with translation MNLPHFLGVVSGVQEHFATVLIFVLVGFVFAGIALGVAKLLRPSNPSAAKMTTYECGEVARGSSWIRFNVRFYLVALFFIVFDVEMIFLLPWAVVFRQLMPVPGLGAIVFWEMIIFLAILAVGLAYVWGKGDLDWVKKLTDRSGSSASDGAAEEEVPAP, from the coding sequence ATGAATCTGCCGCATTTTCTCGGGGTCGTCAGCGGTGTCCAGGAACACTTCGCGACGGTCCTGATCTTCGTGCTGGTCGGGTTTGTTTTCGCAGGGATCGCGCTCGGCGTGGCGAAACTGCTGCGGCCGAGCAATCCGAGCGCCGCCAAGATGACGACGTACGAGTGCGGCGAAGTGGCCCGCGGCTCGTCGTGGATACGCTTCAACGTCCGCTTCTACCTCGTCGCGCTGTTCTTCATCGTCTTCGACGTGGAGATGATCTTCCTGCTGCCGTGGGCCGTCGTGTTCCGGCAGCTGATGCCCGTGCCCGGATTGGGCGCCATCGTGTTCTGGGAAATGATCATCTTCCTGGCGATCCTCGCCGTGGGTCTGGCCTACGTGTGGGGCAAGGGCGATCTCGACTGGGTGAAGAAGCTGACCGACCGCTCCGGTTCGAGCGCCTCCGACGGCGCCGCGGAGGAGGAGGTCCCCGCACCTTGA
- a CDS encoding 23S rRNA (pseudouridine(1915)-N(3))-methyltransferase RlmH has product MLRIIVIGRCKDRRLAALADDYLARIRPLAPVEVLELKDADPKREAAEMVRRLGARDPARPVLALDERGEDLATTDLARILGAHGSLSFLVGGADGLGDEARARADRTIRLSSLTLTHEMARVLLLEQVYRGLTILRGLPYHRA; this is encoded by the coding sequence TTGTTGAGAATCATTGTCATCGGCCGCTGCAAGGACCGCCGCCTGGCGGCGCTGGCCGACGACTACCTGGCCCGCATCCGCCCGCTGGCCCCGGTCGAGGTGCTGGAGCTGAAGGACGCCGACCCGAAGCGCGAGGCGGCCGAGATGGTGCGCCGCCTGGGCGCCCGCGACCCGGCCCGGCCGGTGCTGGCCCTGGACGAGCGCGGCGAGGACCTGGCCACGACCGACCTGGCGCGGATCCTGGGCGCGCACGGCTCGCTCAGCTTCCTGGTGGGCGGGGCCGACGGCCTGGGCGACGAAGCGCGCGCCCGCGCCGACCGCACCATCCGCCTGTCGAGCCTGACCCTGACCCACGAGATGGCCCGGGTCCTGCTGCTGGAACAGGTCTACCGCGGCCTGACCATCCTGCGGGGCCTGCCCTACCACCGTGCCTGA